The Calypte anna isolate BGI_N300 chromosome 1, bCalAnn1_v1.p, whole genome shotgun sequence region ACACAGGAAACCAGTAACCATCAAGCAAAGCAGAGGGTGAGGTATTTTTTGCTGCCAGATGTAATTAAAAGAGGGTTTTGAACTTATTCCTGACTAAGTAGATCTTGATGATGTAGCAgtgcttccttctgctttcacagaatcatagaatcacacaatgtcaggagggaagggacctccaggatcagctgctccaacccttctcatgttattgtttatctgagatgtcccagcacccattgagctgagacttcaaacttcccaaagtgagGGAATCCAGAAGTTCCCCTGGGaaaccattccagtgtctgactgccctcagagtgaaaaatactttgtattGTTAGGAACAGCACTGACTGTACCACTGTAAGGTGAGATGGAACTTTGGAGAGGTCATaataatgaagagaaaaaggagagaaatgtaAATGTCATCATCATGTCCTAGAGTTGCTCTGGGCAGTGCTATGGATAAAATGTAAAAGTCATCAcaacttttcctttcagatttaTGCAGAGCTGGATCATCTTGCATCTGAGTACAGTGACATTGTCCAGAAGCTCCAGATTGGGCAATCCTATGAAAAAAGACCTTTGTATGTACTCCAGGTATGAcatatatcacagaatcatggaatggtttgggttggaagggacctcaaagctcatccagtcccaaccccctgcatgggcagggacacctcccaccagcccagggtgctccaagccccatccaacctgacctgagacactgccagggagaggTAATCAGCCCCCTCCCTAGGCAACttattccagtatcttactaccctcattgtggagatttttttcctaaaatctaacttaaatctcccccTTTTCAGCTTCAAACCctcaccccttgtcctgccacTCCCCTCTCCAGTGAAAAAGATATCCCAGAACATGCATCCACATACTATTGGACTTCCCACCCCTGACATTTGAAGATTCCACACTCAGGTGGTTCAGTGttgcctcctcttctgcagagcaTGGAAATGGTTTCATAGGTTCTGGCTGcacaatttctttttgttttgccaccTGAGCAAAATGGTGGGGAGTTTGCTAAGGAGCCTTGGGGGTACCAGACCTTTTGGTTcttgttttccagctgcttgtGTCCTGCTGTGACTTTCTGCAGCACCTGGAAGAAGGATTACCATGATTCACCCCCCTTTTACAGCCCAGTGCCATTTGACTGGGAGCAGAGGACTCAaatttgcttctgtttcagCTGGGAAGGATTCAAACCTCATCCTCCCACCTCACCAGACTATGGACTGTTTTCTCCTtcctaaatcatagaatcatagggttggaagggacctttaggatcatccaattccaactccctgcatgggcagggacacctcccaccagcccagggtgctccaagtcccatccaacctgacctgagacactgccagggaggggtAATCATCCCCCTCCCTAGGCAACTTATTCCAGTATCTTTCTACCCTCattgtgaagatttttttccttaaatctcccctttttcagcttcaaaccctcaccccttgtcctgccacTCCCCTCTCTTCTGAAAAAGATATCCCAGAACATGCATCCACATACTATTGGACTTATGCATTAGAGATAACAGCCCAATTCAGTCCAAACCATCCCCCTCTGTACTGGATGTTCTGGATTAAAAGGTGTTGgtcagaattttaaaactttctgttttgtttggcaGTTCAGCACAGGAGGAAGGAACCGTCCTGCCATCTGGCTCGATGCTGGCATCCACTCCCGAGAGTGGGTCACCCAAGCAAGTGCCATCTGGATAGCTAAAAAGGTCACTGGAACAGGGATGGggttttcctttggtttttgggAATGCCTCTGACTAGTGAAAAGCAGCTCACACCTGTGTGTGTTTAGCCAGCTCTGCTaattctccttctctcttgctcAAACACAGCTGGCACTGGAGATAACGTGGCCCCTGCTTAGGTGAAGAATTGGAAAGTGTTGTGTGTTGTGAGAGCAGTTTAAGTGGGAGAAATTTGGGTGGATAAGTTGTAGTAGCTCAGGTGAAATTGctgagggctgcagggctgagagTTAGACAAATAAATAAGGGCTTTTTGAAGCTTAGCTTGCTGCTTCAGTCTGTGGACACAGAAactctgctgctggcttctttccatgaaaaaaaaaaaaaatcccagctctAGGTAAATGAGCTTTTAAATTCTGCTGAGAACAACTATGGCACCAGAGGAGTGCAGCACAGTTGTGTGTTCCCAACCTGGCTGATCCCTCTCAATCCTAGTGCCAGCTTTGGCTTATCCTCcaggacagggaggagagaatTCTGGTGTCCTCTTATGTTtacttcagaataaaataataaaaaaaaataaatcattgctCTCTCCAAGCTTCAGGTCTAACAAGGGACAGCCAAcagataataaatatttcttatgtTCTTGCCCTGGAAGCCAGCACAGGGGGAAAGAAATATGCTGATAATCAccctctgctgtgttttctctgcttaGATTGCCTCTGACTATGGGACTGAtccctccatcacctccctgctgAACAAAATGGACATTTTCCTGCTGCCAGTGACAAATCCTGATGGATATGTGTACACTCACACCACAGTGAGTAGGGGGCTGGGTGGCTAAACTGATTTAGGAAGCTGTCACACTCTTCCAAGCCAgttcccccagggatcagtgctgggcccagttctgttcaatatctttattgatgatttagatgaggggattgagtccatcatcagcaagtttgcagatgacaccaagatggggagagtgtggatcagctggaaggcaggagggctctgcagagggacctggacagactggagagttgggctgatcccaacgggatgaggttcaacattccaagggccgggtcctacactttggtcacaacaaccccatggggagctccaggctgggcacagagtggcagaaagggacctgggagtctggattgccaggaagctgaagaggagccagcagtgtgcccaggtggccaagaaggccaatggcatcctgggctggctcaggaagagcgtggccagcaggtccagggaagggattctgcccctgtgctcagctctggggaggccacagcttgagtcctgtgtccagttctgggcccctcagctcaggaaggagattgaggtgctggagcaggtccaaaggaggcaactgggctggggaagggactggagcacagatcctctgaggagaggctgagggagctgggggtgttgaggctggagaagaggaggctcaggggagacctcatcactctctgcaactccctgaaaggaggttggagccaggggggggttgggctctgctcccaggcaactctcagcaagacaagagggcagggtctcaagttgtgccaggggaggtttaggttggagatgagaaagaatttctttctggagagggtgatcaggcattggaatgggctgcccagggaagtagtggattctccgtgtctggagctatttccaaagagcctggatgtggcactgagtgccatgggctgggaactgcagtgggagtggatcaagggttggacttgatgatctctgaggtcccttccagcccagccaattctatgattctatgaacaagAAATGGGGAAGGAGGTTCTGGAAGTCCATTTCATCATGCTTGGAAGAAGCAGTTACAAAAGATTCAGGCAGCTGATGACACTAATTACTTGTCCACCCATCTTCACCCTTTGTAAATTCATCAGACCTTTAATTTTGGGTCCATTGGGCCATCTTGGCTCAGCTCATCTCAAGTAATCCAAGTCTCAGGCCTAGGGTGGATTCCTTAGAATTTTCCTAAGGAAATTTTTCTCAGGAAATTCTACAGAATTAATTCTAAGGAATTCCTGGCTTAAGGCAAGGGTTTCTGGGGAGAAGTTTAAAGGCAAGGACCAAGATTTGCTCCTTTTCAGAACCCCAAAACCTTTGTGTTTGTCTTAGAATCGTATGTGGAGGAAAACCCGCTCCAAGATTCCAGGCAGTGTGTGTGTTGGAGTTGATCCAAACAGGAACTGGGATGCAGGTTTTGGAGGTAGGaataaaatctgtgtttttttgtttatttggttggttgggttttgggggtttttttggggtttttttttttggattctGGCTGTCACTAAGAAGAAAGTTCAGTTTCTTGGTCCTGAATCCTGGTACACGGGACCAGCAACTGCTttaatagattaaaaaataaatggtcAAACAGGGTGATAGCTCTGTTTGTAAAGGTAGCTTGGGTTTGATTAATTGCTGGTGAGCATCAGATGGAGGAATTAATCCCTAGGAGTAATCCAGGGATATCTCTAAGGATGTCCCTGGAGTACTGATGctctgttgctgctgtttgagCATTTAACACCACTCTACTCCATCATTCCTccagtgtgtccagcagatccagggaggttctcctcctcctctctgctctgccctggggagaccaCCCCTGGAATCCTGtctccagtttggggctccccagttgaggagagactgggatctactggagagaggccaagggagaggtgggagggtgaggaagggacttgagcatctgtgCTGAATGAAAGAGTGAGaggcctggggctgttgaggctggagaagagaaggctgagaggggatgtgctgaatgtccatcagtagctgaggggtggggggcaagaggaaggggccaatctctttttgggggtgggcagggagaggccaAGGAAGACTGggttgaagggagaagagaggaagttgcAGCTGAGCATGAGGAGAAAGTTGTtgagggtgaggctgagggagccctggcccaggctgcccagagaggttgtggagtctccttctctggagcctttccaaccccccctggctgtgttcctgtgtgggctgccctgggggatcctgctggggcaggggggttgcactggggcatctccagagctcccttccatccctgacattccatgattccatggcCTTGCCTGTGTTTGAAGATCTGCTCTTTGGAAAGCCTGGCTTTGTCTTGAGCCACGTTGAGCCTTCATGaagagcagctcctccaggtTTGCCTTTGTCCCCTCTTTGCTCCAACAGGtcctggagccagcagcaaCCCCTGCTCTGACTCTTACCGTGGGCCCAGCGCCAACTCCGAGGTGGAAGTTAGATCTGTTGTTGACTTCATTAAGCAGCATGGAAACTTCAAGGCCTTCCTCACCCTCCACAGTTACTCTCAGCTCCTGATGTATCCCTATGGCTACAAATGCACCAGACCTGCAGACTATGCTGAGCTGGTGAGACAGAATGACTTGTGTTGAGCTTCCTCTGTTCTCTCCAGCTGGGTTTCTGCTCTTGAGCATTGAGGTGAAATATCAGGGCTAAAACAGGAGGCTAAACTCTGGTGAGAGTGACCAACAAGATGGTGCCACACCTTCAAAGAGAAACTCCTGGTCCTAAGCAAACATCTGCCATCCCCACCCCTTCTCAGCCCCTCTTTGCTCCTCCAtgtttccttcttcctgctttGGATCTCACCATCTTAATTCCAATGGTGAAGACCTCTGAAGGTCCCTCTGCTGGAAGCAGCCTTTGAGTCAGGGCCAGTTCCAAGGTTGGATTTGTCTGCTTAGGGCCTTGGACAGCTGAGTTTTGCTTTGATATTTCTGAAGACAAATTCCACAGCTTCTTTGAGCCCTTCCCAAAGTTTCCTCACTGCCATggggattttcttttaatacctGCTACCTAATTCCATTCTCCCCGTGGCAATTtgttgcccctcatcctgtttTCCCTACAAGAAGAGCCTGGTTCTGTTTCCTCTACACCCAAACTTTATAGAATGTcagtttggaaaggacctcaaggatcatctggttaTGTGGTCAAGGTGAGCACAAAGCTGACCACTGACTGTTGGAAAATCTGTGCCTTTGGAATTTCTAGTATCTTTTACACCTTCTCTTGACAAAAGAGTTGGTGAGGTAAACTGGATGACCAAATATAGAACCTGCTGGGATTTAACTTCCCCTGCAGTGTCACCTCCCCAAAACACCATGGAAGCTGTGAGTGCTGCCACAGGTAGGAGTGGCAATTAAGAAATTGATTGATTAAGGAATTGATTGATAGTTGATAGGAGTGGCAATTAAGAAATTGATTGATTAAGGAATTGATTGATAGTTCACTGAGGAGGGGTGTAAAAGATGAGAGACTTTTGTGAAAGGTTGAGGAGATACCCCTGGGTATGGTTTAGGTTGGCAAAACCTTAATGTTTAGTTTCATTAAACGTGGCTTTTCTCTGATCTTgatcctctcctctccaggatTCCTTGGGAAGAATTGCTGCCAGATCCATCAGATCCCTTCATGGCACAACCTTTACAGTGGGGAGCATCTGCACTACTATCTGTGAGTGTTTTGTTACTCTGAGCTTTTGTGGGGTGTCCCAGGGGAACAATCTTGGTGTGTCCCTGTCTTAAAGTCATTGTCCCCACATgctgggcactggtgaggccactcCAGATTCTGGAGTCAGTTCTGGACTTCTCATGATAAGAAAGAGATTGAGGGACTGGATTGTGTCCAGAGCAGGGAAATGGAGCTGGGAAAGGATCTGGAGAGTAAGGAGAAGGCCTGGAGAATAAGGAGGAGGTTCTATAGAAGATGGAGAAAGGGCTggaaaagatggagaaggagctggagaagaaggaggaggttctggagaagatggagaagctctggagaagttgtgaggaacagctgaggaCCTaggggtgctgatcctggagcagaggaggctgaggggagaccttctggctttctgcaaccccctgagaggaggttggagccagggggggtcgggctctgctcccaaggaacaagggatgggacaagaggaacttttggcacaactcaagttgtgccaggggaggtttaggttggagctggggaagaatttctccctggaaagggttagggttagggagaaagggtctggagagcaaggaggaggTTCTATAGAAGATGGagaagaggctggaaaagatggagaagggttggagaggaaggaggaggttctggagaggatggagaaggtctggagaagttgtgaggagcagctgagaacctggggggtgttgatcctggagcagaggaggctgaggggagaccttctggctctctgcaagcccctgagaggaggttggagccagggggggtcaggctctgctcccaagtaATAAACAACAAGAGGAggtggcctcaagttgtgccagggaaggtttaggttggagattttgaacaatttcttcactgagaatgttgtcagggcctggcccaggctgcccagggcagggctggagtccccatcatccctggaggggtttcaaagccctggagaggtttcaaagccctggaaacgaggtgctgagggacatggggtgggggtggccttgggcagtgctgggggaagggttggacttgatgatcttcaaggttttttttttccaaccaacCCCATTCTGTGACTCCAAGCTCTCCCCCTCTTGGAGGCAGCGACGCTTTTGTGCAGAGTCACCTCCCGCTGCACTCCAGAGCCCAGGGAAAAACTTCTCCCTCACAAATATAAGAAGCAGGACAGAAGAACTCaagtaaattttcttttcacccctctgcctcttctcctttcctcttccagacCAAGCCAGTGGAGGCAGCATTGACTGGAGCTACGACTCTGGCATCAAATACTCCTTTGCCTTCGAGCTGCGCGACACCGGGCGCTTCGGTTTCCTCCTGCCAGCCAACCAAATcatcccagctgcagaggagaCCTGGCTGGGGCTGAAGAAAATCATGGAGCACGTCCGAGACAACCCCTACTAAAAAGCTGGGCTTGGGAATGAGTTGTCTGGGAGCAGCAGGCTCAGAAATCTTTTTCCCCTTGGTGTGCTTGAGAGAGCTGAAATGTGAAAGCTGAATAAAAACCCTCGCGTGCATTCCTCCTACTGCAATCCCTGTCTGTGTGTGGCAGATGCTTCCTGCTTGCTCACTGCCTCTTTGTGTGCTTGGGAGACCCTTTAGGAGGTTTTAGGATAAAGTTGTGGTCAAGGAGACACTGTAGGAACAGTGACAAGAGGAGGACAGAAGATGTGGCTCTTGAATCataaaaaactggctggatggtggGGCTGAAAGAGTCGTTGTGAATGGAACCAGTCccaagtggtgtcccccagggttcaATACTGGGGCCTCTTTAATCTCTTCATTAATGAgttggatgaggggattgagtgtaccctcagtaaatttgcaggtgacaccaacCTGGgtggatctgctggagggtagggaagccttacagcAGGACTTAGACAGgttggaccaatgggccaaggttaactgtgtgaggtttaacaaggccaaatgccaggtctggcacctgggtcataacaaccccatggagAGCTACAGACCTGGGAAATAGacctatgattctatgaaagtgtggctggagagctggaagttttgttttaggaactcagtggccagcaggaacagggaggtgatcacccctctgtactcagctctgatGGGGCCACATCTtgagcactgtgttcagttctgggcacctcactacaGGGGGGACAGAGAAGTGTTGgaagtgtccagagaagggcaacaaagctcaggaagggcctggagcagaattcctgtgaggagctgagggagctgggggtgttcagtctggagaagaggaggtgagaagAGACCTTATCGCTCCAACTACCccaagggaggttggagtgaggagggaaacagcttCTTCTCCTTAGTGACCTGtgataggagcagagggaatggatggaagctgtgccaggggaggtttaggttggatgttaggaagtattttttcactgagaggcttgtcaggcattggaatagcccaggacagtggtggagtcaccatccctggagggatttaaaaggcatttggacctggtcctggTTTAGGAGAtgattatggtgttggtcaaaggaGGATGAGCTtgggaggtctcttccaacccaaacattcAGTGAGATGTCAGAGTGACCTCTGCTGAGAGGAACTGAGCTGACCTCTTCCCacccagagaaagaagaagTCAGATGAGGGCCTTGCATCAGTGCAGAGCTTGAGGGGAGATTAAATCCGAGAGcagaaaggagctgggaagggaggagatgCTCATCCCCTTGCAAACTGCTTCACCTTCTGTCCTCTGCAGCTCCACCTTGCTTGGtaaatgcaaaatatgtttGCTCCAGGTGACAGCAGCCCTCAGAGCAGTGTTTTAAACTTCTGCCCTGGTAGCAACCCCCCAGTTCCCAACCTTCTGGTTGTGAAGTCCTGAAACTGCCTCCCAGAGTggtgaggagagagggggaTCTAGAGAAtaaatcctgtgaggagaggctgagggaaatgggTTTATTCTGGAGACCTTCTCAGTCTCTCTAAccccctgaaaggaggttggggTGAGGTGGTAATGTAATGTAATTAAGTTAAGTAATGATAGGACTGGAGGAGATGGTCTGAAgttgccccaggggaggttcaggttggatattaagaacaatttcttctctgaaagggttgtcaggccctggcccaggttgtccagggTGGAATCCCTATCCCTGGAGGGGCTTCCAAACTGTGGAGATGTTTGTGATGCTGTGGGACATGGGGTGATGGGCATGGTGGGGTTGGGTTGAGAGTTGGaactgatgatctctgaggtcttttccaactatgATGATTCTCTGAGTTTGTGGATGGAAAGAGCTGCTGAAGCCCTTGGATAATCATCTAGAAGGTGAAATGCTCCACTCCTGACAGCTGAGGGGCTTTCATGTCCCCTCTGGTAGCATCCCATGGCTCTTTAGAGGGAACAgggaagaatttcctcctcttttttgggtttttttgtggggcttttttttggtacaaaacagttctgccctgctgctcttgTAAacctgggggctgcagcacaACTCAGTTCTGGGGAGCAGAATGGGCTCATGTGGAGGGCCTGATGTTAAACATCATCATCCAGGCTGTGAGACTGATTAAGaggaatttaatttcctttttatgagcttcagggtgctgctgggccaCCCACCAGTGGTGGGAAGGAGGATCTGCTGGTCTAATATCTCCATATATTTATCTCCtgccccttttctccctcccagaTTTTCCTGGTGGGCATGGTGCAGGATGGAGGTGGGAGGATCATGGAatcctggaatggtttgggttgggaaggacctcaaagctcatccagttccaagccccattccagaggcagggacacctcccaccagcccaggttaCTCcatgccccatccaacctgacctcaGACACTTTCAAGGATGAGGCAACCACAGCTTTTAGGGAAAACCTGTTTTCCCACACCCACCAGGGCCAATCCTTGGTCCTTCAAGATCCACCTCCCTCGTTGTGCTTTTCAGAGCTGCCCATTTCGGGGGGATTTAGGAGCaaaagcagctcagggctgtgcaTGGGAGCTCTGGAGGCTCAGGGATCAGCAATCCCTGCTGGGATTATCAAATCCAACAGGTTTATCTCCAGGGCTTGTGACCCTCACTCCCCACCCTGAGCAGCTGGGCACTTACACACTCCTCCCTGAGCTTGGGAGAGCAAACAAGGCTGGTGCAGGGGAGTAAAATGTTAGTTCAGACTCCAAGGACACGaggccaggagcaggagggttGGGGAGGCAGCTGAGACCTCAGGAAGCACCACGTGGGTTTGGGTTAAGTGGagctgttttggaaaaaaaaccccctggtgggtggatggatggatggtgctccctgtcccctctgctcctggttCCAAAATCCTGTCCTCCAGCAGGTGACAGAAACCACGAGGAGGAGCCAGGGCACAGGGTTGGCTTCCCTGGTCCCCACCAGAGCAGGGACCTTGTGGGAGACAGGAAGAAGGAGcctcagctggggctggagaCCTGGAGCTTCCTTCTGGCTTTGAAGCTTCACCCAAGCACCCAGGGTTTGAAGCCACCTGCTTGACCTTCTTGTAAGGGCATCATGGGCTGATGACagcttgtcctggtttgggccaggataaaggggattttctggcttggagttttgctttcagctcagtctcttgctgaaattcacagcaagtttctcaggcagt contains the following coding sequences:
- the CPA2 gene encoding carboxypeptidase A2 isoform X1 produces the protein MTVAVLKHKPKLGAELNSAANMKLVLIFSALLGVSLCLETFVGHQVLRIKTRDDDEVQKLQFLESQEHLQLDFWINPSSTFLPVDVRVPASNIQAVKSFLESYGIEYSILIEDLQDVLDKEKQDMVESQQRERSSTGFDFGTYHTLDDIYAELDHLASEYSDIVQKLQIGQSYEKRPLYVLQFSTGGRNRPAIWLDAGIHSREWVTQASAIWIAKKIASDYGTDPSITSLLNKMDIFLLPVTNPDGYVYTHTTNRMWRKTRSKIPGSVCVGVDPNRNWDAGFGGPGASSNPCSDSYRGPSANSEVEVRSVVDFIKQHGNFKAFLTLHSYSQLLMYPYGYKCTRPADYAELDSLGRIAARSIRSLHGTTFTVGSICTTIYQASGGSIDWSYDSGIKYSFAFELRDTGRFGFLLPANQIIPAAEETWLGLKKIMEHVRDNPY
- the CPA2 gene encoding carboxypeptidase A2 isoform X2, which codes for MKLVLIFSALLGVSLCLETFVGHQVLRIKTRDDDEVQKLQFLESQEHLQLDFWINPSSTFLPVDVRVPASNIQAVKSFLESYGIEYSILIEDLQDVLDKEKQDMVESQQRERSSTGFDFGTYHTLDDIYAELDHLASEYSDIVQKLQIGQSYEKRPLYVLQFSTGGRNRPAIWLDAGIHSREWVTQASAIWIAKKIASDYGTDPSITSLLNKMDIFLLPVTNPDGYVYTHTTNRMWRKTRSKIPGSVCVGVDPNRNWDAGFGGPGASSNPCSDSYRGPSANSEVEVRSVVDFIKQHGNFKAFLTLHSYSQLLMYPYGYKCTRPADYAELDSLGRIAARSIRSLHGTTFTVGSICTTIYQASGGSIDWSYDSGIKYSFAFELRDTGRFGFLLPANQIIPAAEETWLGLKKIMEHVRDNPY